AGGCGTTCCTGACCAACATCCTGGAAAAAGGTGGCTCGCAGGAGCCCATGAAACTGTTCAAGGCCTTCCGGGGCCGGGAACCGCAAGTGGATGCCCTGCTGAGACAAACCGGCATCATGGACGAAGCCGCCTGACGAAACGCGTTGTCGGATTACGCTTCGCTAATCCGACCTACAGCTAATCCGACCTACATGGCGTTTCGATCCAGGCGTGGCCGGAACATGTAGGTCGGGTTAGGGCAACGGCCGTAACCCGACAACCACTGCCCAAATTTACGGGAGTTTTAGTATGGCGAGTCCAAAACGTTTTATCGCCGGCGCCGTCTGCCCCCGCTGCGCGGAGATGGACAAGATCATGATGTTCACCACCGATGACGGGGAGCAGGTGCGCGAGTGTGTGGCCTGTGGCTTCACCGATGCGATGTCCGATACCGAGCAGCCGGCCAATCCGGAGCTGGAAACCCGGGTCAATAAGCGCAAGAACGAGGATGATCACACCGTTAAGCAGGTGGTGTTTTTCAAGTCTTCTGCCGATGATGGAGAGTAGGCTGTTCCTTACAGACTGCTGGTTGAGGGGCTGAGAGGCCATGGGGGTGCTTTTCTTCTGGGGAAAAGCAACTCGCTTCGCTCAGACATCTTTTCCCCGCCAGAAAAGCACCCCCACACCCTCTCGATCTGACTCAAAAGATAGTTCTTTAAGACAAAATCTTCCCAGCAATATCTGACGTTTCCTATGTGAGGGGGCCGGGATATTTTTACCGCCGGAAATGGATGTCTGAGCGAAGCGAGTTGCCATTTCCAAGGAAAAATATCCCGGCCCCCTCGCAACTCCCCTCAACCAAAAGGCTACAAAAACAACCCACCCGAGCTTAAAGAACCATAGCCGCCAGCCACCCAAAGCCAAGCAGCCGCAGGTTGTCGTGCAGGAAATGGCGGCGGTAGTCAAAGAGGTTCTGTAACCATCATTTCTCGTCGAGGCGGGCAAAGCGGGGGACCTGTTCGCCGGCAACCTCCACGGTTTCCCGGAACATGGCCAGCGGGCGTACCCAGAGGCTGTGATCGCCGTACAGGCAGCGATACACCACCATTTGTTC
This sequence is a window from Marinobacter subterrani. Protein-coding genes within it:
- a CDS encoding YheV family putative zinc ribbon protein is translated as MASPKRFIAGAVCPRCAEMDKIMMFTTDDGEQVRECVACGFTDAMSDTEQPANPELETRVNKRKNEDDHTVKQVVFFKSSADDGE
- a CDS encoding DUF1653 domain-containing protein — encoded protein: MTDRKSEIRPGRYRHYKGKDYEVLGIARHSETEEQMVVYRCLYGDHSLWVRPLAMFRETVEVAGEQVPRFARLDEK